The Anoplolepis gracilipes chromosome 14, ASM4749672v1, whole genome shotgun sequence genome includes a window with the following:
- the LOC140673372 gene encoding RNA-binding protein 45 isoform X2 — MADHRERDSYYSQTDLRSKNDDPPNSRLFVICHKSLEEDDLRKAFEKFGKIEDIWVVKDRNTGENKGVTYIKFSKTSEAAFALEEMNGKMLGSVGRPIKVMIASNRDQGSVRETNEEERWVRLFCVLPKTMTDSELQQEFSKFGAIEYATVVKDRSTNESKGFGYVKFKKVSSAARAFEECDRKYKAVFAEPKKPKPDHNDAKYNNGLSSVAYDGTSGSYGTSNFGKSSISLEIATNYSNSDGYTRLQVIAHPALNQDQLWKLFDIVPGLDYCHLKTDVRYRMPRGQAVVVYNNSSAAAYAREKFHGFEYPPGHRMIVKPDLTSAPSKSTTKPGGSTAVANARTDLAHLAETIAQATSLIQAAGLTAPTSLYVSHFRLGSHIGEAAASATDGQHRRRGSQEVFYRLWPSSTAHLRYERCILQVRKSDRCIYVTRQKLWLCQIR; from the exons ATGGCCGACCACCGTGAACGGGATTCGTATTATTCGCAGACGGATCTGCGCTCGAAGAACGACGATCCGCCCAACTCCCGACTGTTCGTCATCTGTCACAAGAGCCTCGAGGAGGATGATCTCAGGAAGGCGTTCGAGAAGTTCGGCAAGATCGAGGACATCTGGGTGGTTAAGGATCGCAACACGGGCGAGAATAAAG GCGTTACGTACATCAAGTTCTCCAAAACGTCCGAGGCGGCGTTTGCCCTGGAGGAGATGAACGGCAAAATGCTGGGCTCTGTTGGCAGACCTATCAAAGTGATGATCGCCTCGAA TCGAGATCAGGGTTCGGTGCGCGAGACGAACGAAGAGGAGAGGTGGGTTCGGTTGTTCTGCGTTTTACCAAAAACGATGACTGACAGCGAGCTGCAGCAGGAGTTCTCCAAGTTTGGCGCTATCGAGTACGCGACCGTGGTGAAGGATCGCAGCACAAACGAGTCCAAGGGCTTCGGCTACGTCAAGTTCAAGAAGGTGTCGAGTGCGGCAAGAGCGTTCGAGGAGTGCGACAGAAAGTATAAAGCAGTATTTGCCGAACCGAAGAAGCCGAAACCCGATCACAACGATGCCAAGTACAACAACGGTCTGTCCAGCGTCGCATATGACGGCACCAGTGGCAGTTACGGTACGTCCAACTTTGGCAAGAGCAGCATCAGTCTGGAGATTGCGACCAACTACTCCAACTCGGACGGCTACACGCGTCTACAGGTGATCGCGCATCCGGCGCTGAATCAGGACCAGCTGTGGAAGCTGTTTGACATAGTGCCCGGTTTGGACTATTGTCACTTGAAAACCGACGTGAGATACAGGATGCCACGCGGCCAGGCAGTGGTGGTGTACAACAACTCGAGCGCAGCGGCGTATGCGCGCGAGAAGTTTCACGGTTTCGAGTATCCACCTGGTCACCGGATGATCGTCAAGCCGGACTTGACGAGCGCGCCGTCGAAGAGCACGACGAAGCCGGGTGGTTCAACGGCGGTCGCCAACGCGAGGACAGATCTGGCACACTTGGCGGAGACTATTGCTCAAGCAACGTCGTTAATACAGGCCGCAGGATTGACAGCACCGA CATCGCTATACGTTTCTCACTTTAGGCTTGGATCACATATCGGTGAAGCTGCCGCCAGCGCAACCGATGGCCAGCATCGACGCCGAGGTAGCCAAGAGGTGTTTTATCGTTTGTGGCCCTCCAGTACCGCCCATCTACGCTATGAAAGATGCATTCTGCAGGTTCGGAAATCTGatagatgtatatatgttaccCGGCAAAAACTGTGGCTATGCCAAATACGCTAG
- the Pgd gene encoding 6-phosphogluconate dehydrogenase, decarboxylating, with protein MSTQVADIALIGLAVMGQNLILNMNDHGFVVCAYNRTTDKVKAFLENEAKDTKVIGAFSLEEMVNTLKSPRRVMLLVKAGAAVDAFIKQLVPLLSPGDIIIDGGNSEYQDTERRTKELEEKGILFVGSGVSGGEDGARYGPSLMPGGNPKAWPHIKSIFQSIAAKVDGEPCCDWVGETGAGHFVKMVHNGIEYGDMQIICEAYHIMRTALQLTQEEMSATFDEWNESELNSFLIEITRDILKYKDEKGYLLERIRDTAGQKGTGKWTAIAALDYGVPVTLIGESVFSRCLSALKDERVEASEILTGPALVYKGDKKQFLEYLRQALYVAKIISYAQGFMLLREAAKVHNWNLNYGGIALMWRGGCIIRSAFLGNIKLAYEKNPKLSNLLLDDFFAKAVREGQQSARLVVSAAVTMGIPTPALSSALAFYDGFRMARLPANLLQAQRDYFGAHTYELLGKEGKFVHTNWTGHGGNVSASTYDA; from the exons ATGAGCACTCA AGTAGCGGATATTGCCCTCATTGGCTTAGCGGTGATgggacaaaatttaattcttaacaTGAATGATCATGGATTTGTGGTATGTGCGTACAATCGTACCACTGACAAGGTCAAGGCTTTCCTCGAGAATGAAGCCAAGGACACAAAAGTTATCGGTGCTTTTAGCTTGGAGGAAATGGTCAATACTTTGAAGAGTCCAAGGAGAGTAATGTTGTTAGTCAAAG CTGGAGCAGCCGTTGACGcctttattaaacaattagtACCTCTCCTTTCCCCTGGAGACATTATCATCGATGGTGGTAATTCTGAGTACCAGGATACAGAGAGACGTACCAAAGAGTTAGAGGAGAAAGGGATTCTTTTTGTCGGCAGTGGGGTTAGTGGAGGTGAGGATGGTGCCAGATACGGACCATCCTTGATGCCTGGTGGCAATCCTAAAGCATGGCCGCATATTAAATCTATCTTTCAA tcgATAGCCGCGAAAGTTGACGGAGAACCGTGCTGTGACTGGGTCGGCGAAACCGGAGCGGGCCACTTCGTCAAGATGGTACACAACGGCATCGAGTACGGCGACATGCAGATCATTTGCGAGGCGTATCACATAATGCGGACGGCTCTGCAGCTCACGCAGGAGGAAATGAGCGCGACGTTTGATGAATGGAACGAGAGTGAACTGAACTCGTTTCTGATCGAGATCACGCGTGATATACTCAAATATAAGGACGAGAAGGGCTACTTGCTCGAGCGCATCAGGGACACCGCCGGTCAGAAAGGCACCGGCAAGTGGACGGCGATCGCCGCCCTGGATTACGGCGTGCCGGTTACGCTGATCGGCGAATCGGTGTTCTCCAGATGCCTGTCAGCGCTGAAGGACGAACGCGTGGAAGCGAGCGAGATACTAACGGGTCCGGCTCTAGTATACAAGGGCGACAAGAAACAGTTCCTCGAGTATTTGAGACAGGCCCTGTACGTCGCGAAAATTATCTCGTACGCGCAGGGCTTCATGCTGCTAAGAGAGGCCGCCAAAGTCCATAACTGGAACTTAAACTATGGCGGAATAGCCTTGATGTGGAGAGGTGGATGTATCATAAGAAG tgCATTCCTGGGAAACATAAAATTGGCTTACGAAAAAAATCCGAAATTGTCCAACTTATTGCTTGATGATTTCTTCGCCAAGGCTGTGCGTGAGGGTCAGCAAAGTGCCAGGCTAGTGGTCAGCGCCGCCGTGACAATGGGCATACCGACTCCCGCACTGTCGTCGGCTTTGGCCTTCTACGACGGGTTCAGAATGGCCCGATTGCCGGCGAATCTACTACAGGCGCAACGAGATTACTTTGGCGCCCATACATATGAATTACTCGGCAAGGAAGGAAAATTCGTCCATACGAACTGGACGGGACACGGCGGAAATGTATCCGCCTCCACATACGATGCGTAA
- the Kdn gene encoding probable citrate synthase 2, mitochondrial: MALFRFTPRRCLELTKLSSTVFSRQLTDASTDLKKVLTEKIPKEQERVKAFRKNHGSTKVGEVTVDMMYGGMRGIKGLVWEPSVLDPEEGIRFRGKSIPECQKLLPKAAGGAEPLPEGLFWLLITGDVPTEAQVKAISQEWASRSSLPEHVVKALNNFPKSLHPMTQFSAAITLLNSESEFVKAYNKGVHKTKYWETVYEDSMNLIAKLPVVAATIYRNLYKGGKGLGSVDAGKDWSWNFANMLGYDNPEFIELMRLYLTIHSDHEGGNVSAHTTHLVGSALSDPYLSFAAGMNGLAGPLHGLANQEVLVWLEKLRSQVGDNPSDEKLKEFIWNTLKSGQVVPGYGHAVLRKTDPRYTCQREFALKHLPDDPLFKLVAQVYKVVPPVLLETGKVKNPWPNVDAHSGVLLQYYGMKEMNYYTVLFGVSRALGVLASLVWDRALGLPIERPKSLSTDLLIKAVKA, translated from the exons aAACTATCGTCGACGGTCTTCTCGCGACAGCTGACCGACGCATCCACGGATCTGAAGAAGGTTCTCACAGAGAAGATTCCAAAGGAGCAGGAGCGCGTTAAAGCCTTTCGTAAGAATCATGGATCCACCAAGGTCGGAGAAGTGACTGTCGACATg ATGTACGGTGGTATGCGCGGCATCAAGGGCCTCGTGTGGGAGCCGTCGGTGCTCGATCCTGAGGAAGGCATCCGTTTCCGCGGCAAGTCGATCCCCGAGTGTCAGAAACTCCTACCGAAGGCGGCCGGTGGCGCGGAACCGCTTCCGGAGGGTCTCTTCTGGTTGCTGATCACCGGTGATGTGCCCACAGAGGCGCAGGTGAAGGCCATCTCGCAGGAATGGGCGTCTAGGAGCTCGTTACCCGAACACGTGGTCAAGGCCCTCAACAACTTCCCCAAGAGTCTGCATCCAATGACGCAGTTCTCGGCGGCAATTACGCTGCTGAACAGCGAGAGCGAGTTCGTCAAGGCGTACAATAAGGGCGTGCACAAGACCAAGTATTGGGAAACCGTCTACGAGGACTCGATGAACCTGATTGCCAAGCTGCCGGTGGTGGCGGCCACCATTTACCGTAACCTCTACAAGGGTGGCAAGGGCCTGGGTTCAGTCGACGCAGGCAAGGATTGGTCCTGGAACTTCGCCAACATGCTCGGTTACGACAATCCAGAGTTCATCGAGCTGATGCGTCTCTACCTGACGATCCATTCGGATCACGAGGGCGGTAACGTGTCCGCGCACACCACTCACTTGGTGGGATCAGCCCTGTCGGATCCGTACCTGTCCTTCGCCGCCGGTATGAATGGTCTGGCTGGACCGCTGCACGGACTAGCCAATCAGGAGGTGCTGGTGTGGTTGGAGAAACTACGCTCTCAGGTCGGCGACAATCCAAGCGACGAGAAGCTCAAGGAGTTCATCTGGAATACGTTGAAGAGCGGCCAGGTCGTGCCCGGTTACGGACACGCCGTTCTCAGGAAAACCGATCCGAGATACACATGCCAGAGGGAGTTTGCGTTAAAACACTTGCCGGATGATCCGTTGTTCAAG CTGGTCGCGCAGGTGTACAAGGTGGTGCCGCCGGTCCTGTTGGAGACCGGCAAGGTAAAGAACCCGTGGCCAAACGTGGACGCTCACTCGGGTGTGCTGCTGCAATACTATGGCATGAAGGAGATGAATTATTACACGGTTCTGTTTGGCGTTTCGCGCGCGCTGGGCGTGCTTGCATCTTTGGTATGGGACCGCGCTCTAGGATTGCCCATCGAGAGGCCTAAGTCCCTCAGCACCGATCTCCTTATAAAAGCAGTCAAGGCTTAA
- the LOC140673372 gene encoding RNA-binding protein 45 isoform X1, producing MADHRERDSYYSQTDLRSKNDDPPNSRLFVICHKSLEEDDLRKAFEKFGKIEDIWVVKDRNTGENKGVTYIKFSKTSEAAFALEEMNGKMLGSVGRPIKVMIASNRDQGSVRETNEEERWVRLFCVLPKTMTDSELQQEFSKFGAIEYATVVKDRSTNESKGFGYVKFKKVSSAARAFEECDRKYKAVFAEPKKPKPDHNDAKYNNGLSSVAYDGTSGSYGTSNFGKSSISLEIATNYSNSDGYTRLQVIAHPALNQDQLWKLFDIVPGLDYCHLKTDVRYRMPRGQAVVVYNNSSAAAYAREKFHGFEYPPGHRMIVKPDLTSAPSKSTTKPGGSTAVANARTDLAHLAETIAQATSLIQAAGLTAPSLDHISVKLPPAQPMASIDAEVAKRCFIVCGPPVPPIYAMKDAFCRFGNLIDVYMLPGKNCGYAKYASVDSANEAIEVLHGQEICGSRLKVLEAEERNVGEDRRKRLRMDEDEN from the exons ATGGCCGACCACCGTGAACGGGATTCGTATTATTCGCAGACGGATCTGCGCTCGAAGAACGACGATCCGCCCAACTCCCGACTGTTCGTCATCTGTCACAAGAGCCTCGAGGAGGATGATCTCAGGAAGGCGTTCGAGAAGTTCGGCAAGATCGAGGACATCTGGGTGGTTAAGGATCGCAACACGGGCGAGAATAAAG GCGTTACGTACATCAAGTTCTCCAAAACGTCCGAGGCGGCGTTTGCCCTGGAGGAGATGAACGGCAAAATGCTGGGCTCTGTTGGCAGACCTATCAAAGTGATGATCGCCTCGAA TCGAGATCAGGGTTCGGTGCGCGAGACGAACGAAGAGGAGAGGTGGGTTCGGTTGTTCTGCGTTTTACCAAAAACGATGACTGACAGCGAGCTGCAGCAGGAGTTCTCCAAGTTTGGCGCTATCGAGTACGCGACCGTGGTGAAGGATCGCAGCACAAACGAGTCCAAGGGCTTCGGCTACGTCAAGTTCAAGAAGGTGTCGAGTGCGGCAAGAGCGTTCGAGGAGTGCGACAGAAAGTATAAAGCAGTATTTGCCGAACCGAAGAAGCCGAAACCCGATCACAACGATGCCAAGTACAACAACGGTCTGTCCAGCGTCGCATATGACGGCACCAGTGGCAGTTACGGTACGTCCAACTTTGGCAAGAGCAGCATCAGTCTGGAGATTGCGACCAACTACTCCAACTCGGACGGCTACACGCGTCTACAGGTGATCGCGCATCCGGCGCTGAATCAGGACCAGCTGTGGAAGCTGTTTGACATAGTGCCCGGTTTGGACTATTGTCACTTGAAAACCGACGTGAGATACAGGATGCCACGCGGCCAGGCAGTGGTGGTGTACAACAACTCGAGCGCAGCGGCGTATGCGCGCGAGAAGTTTCACGGTTTCGAGTATCCACCTGGTCACCGGATGATCGTCAAGCCGGACTTGACGAGCGCGCCGTCGAAGAGCACGACGAAGCCGGGTGGTTCAACGGCGGTCGCCAACGCGAGGACAGATCTGGCACACTTGGCGGAGACTATTGCTCAAGCAACGTCGTTAATACAGGCCGCAGGATTGACAGCACCGA GCTTGGATCACATATCGGTGAAGCTGCCGCCAGCGCAACCGATGGCCAGCATCGACGCCGAGGTAGCCAAGAGGTGTTTTATCGTTTGTGGCCCTCCAGTACCGCCCATCTACGCTATGAAAGATGCATTCTGCAGGTTCGGAAATCTGatagatgtatatatgttaccCGGCAAAAACTGTGGCTATGCCAAATACGCTAGCGTTGACAGCGCGAACGAGGCCATTGAG gttCTGCACGGGCAAGAGATCTGTGGTTCTCGGCTGAAGGTCCTGGAGGCGGAGGAACGAAACGTCGGCGAGGACCGGCGAAAACGATTAAGGATGGATGAGGACGAGAATTGA
- the Arl5 gene encoding ADP-ribosylation factor-like protein 5B, producing the protein MGLLFAKLWSFFGNEEHKIVMVGLDNAGKTTILYQFLMNEVVHTSPTIGSNVEEVVWKNIHFIMWDLGGQQSLRAAWSTYYTNTEFIIMVIDSTDRERLGVIREELYSMLNHEELSKANVLVYANKQDLKGSMTAAEISRQLDLTSIKKHQWHIQSCCALTGEGLYQGLEWIVGRLKKT; encoded by the exons ATGGGACTGCTGTTTGCCAAGCTGTGGAGCTTCTTCGGCAACGAAG AGCATAAGATAGTTATGGTCGGTCTGGACAATGCTGGGAAGACAACTATATTGTACCAGTTTCTGATGAACGAAGTTGTTCACACATCTCCGACCATCGGATCTAATGTGGAGGAAGTGGTGTGGAAAAACATTCATTTTATCATGTGGGATCTAGGTGGCCAGCAAAGCCTGAGGGCCGCCTGGTCCACTTATTACACAAACACCGAGTTTATCATTATGGTCATAGACAGTACAGATCGAGAGCGACTCGGTGTGATTAGGGAAGAATTGTATTCGATGTTAAATCACGAGGAGTTGAGCAAGGCCAATGTTCTGGTCTACGCCAACAAACAAGACTTGAAGGGCAGCATGACAGCGGCCGAGATTTCGAGGCAGTTGGATCTGACGTCTATCAAAAAGCATCAGTGGCATATACAGAGCTGTTGTGCCCTCACAGGAGAGGG gctGTATCAGGGTCTTGAATGGATTGTCGGACGCTTGAAAAAGACATGA